A DNA window from Marispirochaeta aestuarii contains the following coding sequences:
- a CDS encoding GTP 3',8-cyclase MoaA, with amino-acid sequence MTDKCNLRCTYCMPDGEVPRRKHSDFLSFEEITRIAEVAVSLGIRKVRLTGGEPLVKRGICDLVAMLKALPGLEHLAMTTNGVLLGSMARELKNSGLDSMNISLDSLNPERYHRISRVGDLSVTLAGIESARRLGFPIKINTVVMDDTPEGEIAALAEFCRRNGFRHQLINHYSLSADKKDNYSFDRPPKCSACNRIRLLADGKLKPCLHSDHEVQVDMNDIAGSIRATIEKKPERGGICSNRSMVEIGG; translated from the coding sequence ATTACCGACAAGTGCAACCTGCGCTGCACCTACTGCATGCCCGACGGAGAAGTCCCCCGACGGAAACACTCGGACTTCCTGAGCTTCGAAGAGATTACCCGCATCGCAGAAGTCGCCGTCTCCCTGGGAATTCGAAAGGTGCGTCTGACCGGCGGAGAACCCCTGGTCAAGCGGGGAATATGTGATCTTGTCGCGATGCTGAAAGCCCTCCCCGGCCTGGAGCACCTTGCAATGACCACCAACGGGGTACTCCTGGGAAGCATGGCCCGGGAACTCAAAAACTCTGGCCTCGACAGCATGAACATATCCCTGGACAGCCTGAACCCTGAACGCTACCATCGGATAAGCCGGGTAGGAGACCTCAGCGTTACCCTGGCAGGAATCGAAAGCGCCCGAAGACTCGGCTTTCCCATCAAGATCAACACTGTGGTAATGGACGATACCCCGGAGGGGGAGATCGCGGCCCTGGCGGAGTTCTGCCGCCGGAACGGTTTCCGTCATCAGCTTATCAACCACTACAGCCTGAGCGCGGACAAGAAGGACAACTACAGCTTCGACAGACCGCCGAAATGCTCTGCCTGCAACAGGATCCGCCTCCTGGCGGATGGAAAGCTGAAGCCCTGTCTGCATTCGGACCATGAGGTTCAAGTAGATATGAACGACATTGCCGGTTCGATCCGGGCCACGATTGAGAAAAAACCCGAACGGGGCGGCATCTGCTCGAACCGCTCCATGGTCGAGATTGGAGGATAA
- the moaC gene encoding cyclic pyranopterin monophosphate synthase MoaC, which produces MELSHVDAAGNARMVDVSAKPKVLRTASAAGSIHMKPETAELIRKNGIQKGDVLTTAKIAGINGAKQTASLIPLCHSIAIDHVDLEFEVFESGVHIRSRAVCTDKTGIEMEALTAVSVAALTIYDMCKAADKSMRIGEIRLLEKTKEERT; this is translated from the coding sequence ATGGAACTGAGCCACGTAGATGCCGCCGGCAACGCCCGCATGGTGGATGTTTCCGCGAAACCGAAGGTATTGCGCACCGCCTCCGCCGCGGGGAGCATCCACATGAAGCCGGAAACCGCGGAACTTATCCGGAAGAACGGAATACAGAAAGGGGATGTCCTTACCACCGCCAAGATCGCCGGCATCAACGGCGCCAAACAGACGGCAAGCTTGATTCCCCTCTGCCACAGCATCGCCATCGACCATGTTGACCTGGAGTTCGAAGTCTTCGAAAGCGGGGTTCATATCCGCTCCCGTGCGGTCTGCACGGACAAGACGGGCATAGAAATGGAGGCCCTTACGGCGGTCAGCGTAGCAGCCCTTACCATCTATGATATGTGCAAGGCGGCGGACAAGTCCATGCGAATCGGCGAAATCCGTCTACTGGAAAAAACCAAGGAAGAACGGACCTGA
- a CDS encoding MOSC domain-containing protein gives MRKSFTILSINISEKAGEQKTPVPRATLRPDHGLEGDAHARNWHRQISLLADEDVDTMRGKGVELKAGDFAENITTRGVDLASLPVGTKLYLGKTVLEVTQHGKACHHDCEVFRKVGDCVMPRKGIFARILEGGEISCETLCYYDI, from the coding sequence ATGAGAAAATCCTTTACAATCCTGTCCATAAACATCTCCGAGAAAGCAGGGGAACAGAAGACCCCCGTACCCCGGGCAACCCTGCGCCCCGACCACGGCCTCGAGGGGGATGCCCACGCCAGAAACTGGCACCGTCAGATATCCCTCCTGGCGGACGAGGACGTGGATACCATGCGGGGCAAAGGGGTTGAGCTCAAAGCCGGAGACTTCGCAGAGAATATAACCACCCGGGGTGTGGATCTTGCCTCCCTTCCGGTGGGAACAAAGCTGTACCTGGGGAAAACAGTGCTCGAGGTAACCCAGCACGGCAAGGCCTGCCACCATGACTGCGAGGTTTTCCGCAAGGTTGGAGACTGCGTAATGCCCCGGAAAGGGATCTTCGCCAGGATCCTTGAAGGGGGAGAGATCAGCTGTGAAACTCTCTGTTATTACGATATCTGA
- a CDS encoding MogA/MoaB family molybdenum cofactor biosynthesis protein translates to MKLSVITISDRASRGEYQDLSGPAIMELLRDSFPGADIRSVIVPDDADALLSAFTAHADADYILTTGGTGISPRDITPETTEKWCEKALPGIAELLRAKSYKETPNALFSRGYAGIRGRTIVVNFPGSVKAVRFCTGLLVPVMEHGVRMLRGEGHG, encoded by the coding sequence GTGAAACTCTCTGTTATTACGATATCTGACCGGGCATCCAGGGGAGAATACCAGGACCTTTCCGGACCGGCGATTATGGAACTGCTGAGGGACTCCTTTCCCGGGGCCGATATCCGGAGTGTCATCGTTCCCGATGATGCCGACGCCCTCCTTTCCGCCTTTACAGCCCACGCCGACGCGGACTATATCCTGACCACCGGAGGAACCGGGATCTCCCCGCGGGACATTACCCCGGAGACCACGGAAAAATGGTGCGAAAAAGCCCTCCCGGGGATCGCGGAGTTGCTGCGGGCCAAATCCTACAAAGAGACCCCCAACGCCCTCTTTTCCCGGGGGTACGCGGGAATCAGGGGAAGGACCATCGTGGTCAACTTCCCCGGCTCCGTCAAAGCAGTCCGTTTCTGCACCGGACTCCTTGTACCCGTAATGGAACACGGAGTGCGGATGCTCCGGGGCGAAGGCCATGGTTGA
- a CDS encoding molybdopterin-binding protein, with the protein MVELFRLSRPEDALEALLSALPSGTFRRETLPLEEALGRVCSREIRSPQALPSFVRSTMDGYALRAADTYGASEGLPAYLQLTGEVPMGAAPSFSLKKGECALVHTGGMIPEGSDAVVMVERTQKSRDDEIEVLRSVAEGENLVQIGEDVAAGSLVFPAGHLLRPQDIGGLSALGIESLEVAGKPKVAIISTGDEVVPPGTRPEPGQVRDINSYTLSALISDAGGIPVKKGIIADDYKLILSGAKSALEESEALVISAGSSVSVRDVTAEVIDELGKPGVLVHGVSIKPGKPTILAVCDGKPVIGLPGNPVSAFVAARLFLLPLVRRLLGTEENPLNTAERSVRARLSRNIASSAGRSDYVPVRLIHGKQELPEAEPVFGKSNLIYTLIRADGLVSIPEEANGLHRDDEITVRLF; encoded by the coding sequence ATGGTTGAGCTCTTCCGTCTCAGCCGTCCTGAGGATGCCCTTGAGGCCCTGCTCTCCGCCCTTCCCTCCGGCACCTTCCGCCGGGAAACCCTGCCCCTTGAAGAGGCCCTGGGACGGGTCTGTTCTCGGGAGATCCGTTCCCCCCAGGCCCTTCCCTCCTTTGTGCGCAGCACCATGGACGGTTACGCCCTCAGGGCTGCGGATACCTACGGTGCCAGCGAAGGACTCCCGGCCTACCTGCAGCTCACCGGAGAGGTCCCCATGGGCGCAGCCCCCTCCTTCAGTCTCAAAAAAGGCGAATGCGCCCTGGTCCACACCGGCGGCATGATTCCCGAAGGTTCCGACGCCGTTGTCATGGTGGAGCGTACCCAGAAATCCCGGGACGACGAGATCGAGGTCCTCCGCTCCGTCGCCGAAGGGGAGAACCTTGTCCAGATCGGCGAGGATGTGGCGGCAGGTTCCCTGGTCTTTCCCGCCGGCCACCTGCTGCGTCCCCAGGACATCGGCGGACTCAGCGCCCTTGGAATAGAGTCCCTCGAGGTAGCCGGAAAACCGAAGGTCGCGATTATCTCCACCGGAGACGAAGTCGTGCCTCCCGGGACCAGACCTGAACCCGGTCAAGTCCGGGACATCAACAGCTACACCCTCTCGGCCCTGATTTCCGATGCGGGAGGAATCCCCGTGAAAAAAGGTATCATCGCCGACGACTACAAGCTGATTCTCTCCGGCGCAAAAAGCGCCCTGGAAGAATCGGAGGCCCTGGTAATCTCCGCAGGTTCATCCGTCTCTGTTCGGGATGTGACCGCCGAGGTAATCGACGAGCTCGGAAAACCGGGGGTCCTTGTTCACGGTGTTTCCATCAAGCCCGGTAAACCGACGATTCTGGCGGTCTGCGACGGAAAACCGGTTATCGGACTGCCGGGGAATCCCGTCAGCGCCTTCGTCGCGGCCAGGCTTTTTCTGCTCCCCCTGGTCAGGAGGCTGCTGGGAACAGAGGAAAACCCGCTGAATACGGCAGAGCGAAGTGTCCGGGCCCGGCTTTCCCGGAACATCGCCTCCAGTGCCGGCAGATCGGACTATGTTCCCGTCAGGCTCATCCACGGGAAGCAGGAATTACCGGAAGCAGAGCCGGTTTTCGGCAAATCGAACCTGATCTACACCCTGATCCGCGCCGACGGACTTGTCAGCATCCCCGAGGAGGCCAACGGACTGCACCGGGATGACGAAATAACAGTGCGGCTGTTTTAA
- a CDS encoding molybdopterin biosynthesis protein, with translation MQRRIYLDDIPLPEARERMSKFLRNNNLAGPLEAEKIPLSEAAGRISAEPVWASLSSPGYHASAMDGYAVKSKESSGATETSPVRIPLGPEGPASYVDTGDPMPPWADAVVMIENAELVDDDTAIEIRAAVAPWTSVRPMGEDLVATELVLPANHCLSPVDLGAIAGSGHATVSVRRKPVVVIIPTGTELISPEEAESRAMKPGEIIEYNSLMLAAQVESWGGEARRYSTVIDDPELIRRALARAAGEADLVVMIAGSSAGSEDYSASVIGDLGEVFVHGIAVKPGHPVILGMVKGTPPVPVIGSPGYPVSCALTGEIFIEPILSQWLGRSGRQRPETEAVMSRKLHSAAGAEEFVRVALGEVDGKTVAAPLQRGAGVISSLVKADGILRIPALSEGVDAGEMVRVSLLRDPAEIRRTIVHIGSHDICLDVLAQYIAGRSSRFTSSNAGSLGGLVALKRGEAHVAGSHLLDPDTGNFNDSYIRRYLSGEKVAVISFVHREQGLITAKGNPKGIRDFSDLTREDLRYVNRQRGAGTRVLLDYNLEQLGIDPEQVPGYRREEYTHLAVAAAVQSGAADCGLGIAAAAMALDLDFIPLAHERYELVTLERFFEGPVLKPLLEVLEDQEFRKTVDSMAGYATADMGRVRKIEA, from the coding sequence ATGCAACGGCGAATTTATCTGGACGACATCCCTCTGCCCGAAGCCCGGGAGCGGATGTCCAAATTTCTTCGGAACAACAATCTTGCAGGACCCCTGGAAGCTGAGAAAATTCCCCTCTCTGAAGCTGCGGGCAGAATAAGCGCGGAGCCGGTCTGGGCCTCCCTCTCCTCGCCGGGTTACCACGCCTCGGCCATGGATGGGTACGCCGTAAAGTCAAAAGAGAGTTCCGGGGCCACGGAAACCTCCCCGGTGCGGATTCCCCTGGGACCTGAAGGTCCCGCTTCCTACGTCGACACCGGCGACCCCATGCCCCCCTGGGCCGATGCGGTGGTAATGATAGAGAACGCCGAGCTCGTGGACGACGACACAGCCATCGAAATCCGTGCCGCCGTGGCCCCCTGGACTTCCGTCCGCCCCATGGGTGAAGACCTGGTAGCCACAGAGCTTGTTCTTCCGGCCAATCACTGCCTGAGTCCCGTCGATTTGGGGGCCATAGCCGGAAGCGGCCACGCCACCGTGTCGGTGCGGAGAAAACCGGTGGTCGTCATCATTCCCACGGGCACCGAACTCATCAGCCCCGAAGAGGCTGAAAGCCGGGCCATGAAACCGGGGGAGATTATCGAGTACAACTCCCTGATGCTGGCTGCCCAGGTTGAATCCTGGGGCGGGGAGGCCCGGCGCTATTCAACGGTTATCGACGATCCTGAGCTGATCCGAAGGGCTCTGGCCCGGGCAGCCGGGGAGGCGGACCTGGTGGTAATGATCGCCGGGTCCTCCGCCGGCAGCGAGGACTACAGCGCTTCGGTAATCGGAGACCTGGGGGAGGTCTTTGTCCACGGAATCGCCGTAAAACCGGGGCATCCGGTTATTCTGGGTATGGTAAAGGGTACCCCGCCGGTACCGGTCATCGGATCTCCCGGCTACCCGGTATCCTGTGCCCTGACCGGGGAGATCTTCATCGAACCGATCCTCTCCCAGTGGCTCGGCCGGAGCGGCAGACAGCGGCCGGAAACTGAGGCCGTAATGAGCCGTAAACTCCACTCCGCCGCCGGAGCCGAGGAGTTTGTCCGGGTGGCCCTGGGAGAAGTGGACGGAAAAACCGTAGCCGCCCCCCTGCAGCGGGGAGCAGGGGTAATCAGCTCCCTGGTAAAGGCGGACGGAATCCTGCGCATCCCCGCCCTCTCGGAAGGGGTGGACGCCGGTGAGATGGTCCGGGTCAGCCTGCTCCGGGACCCGGCAGAAATCAGACGAACCATCGTGCATATCGGGAGCCATGATATATGCCTTGACGTGCTGGCCCAGTACATCGCCGGGCGTTCCTCCCGTTTTACCAGCTCCAACGCCGGCAGTCTCGGCGGGCTTGTCGCCCTTAAACGGGGAGAAGCCCATGTCGCGGGCTCCCACCTTCTGGATCCGGACACCGGAAACTTCAACGACAGCTACATACGGCGCTACCTGTCAGGAGAGAAGGTGGCGGTCATCAGCTTTGTCCACCGGGAGCAGGGTCTCATTACCGCCAAGGGGAATCCGAAGGGGATACGGGACTTTTCCGACCTGACCCGGGAGGACCTGCGCTATGTTAACCGGCAGCGGGGAGCAGGAACCAGGGTGCTCCTGGACTACAACCTGGAGCAGCTGGGTATCGATCCCGAACAGGTTCCCGGTTACCGGAGGGAGGAGTATACCCACCTGGCGGTCGCCGCGGCGGTGCAGTCGGGAGCAGCGGACTGCGGCCTGGGAATCGCCGCAGCGGCCATGGCCCTGGACCTCGACTTCATTCCCCTGGCCCATGAACGGTATGAGCTGGTTACCCTGGAGCGCTTCTTCGAAGGACCTGTTCTCAAGCCCCTGCTGGAGGTCCTGGAGGATCAGGAATTCCGGAAAACCGTCGACTCCATGGCGGGATACGCAACGGCCGATATGGGCAGGGTCCGCAAAATCGAGGCCTGA
- a CDS encoding DUF362 domain-containing protein: MDRREFLKMLGRFSVAAGMAALAGGRRPLFAQANGTSAWDLAAVMGGEPGDMFDAGIASFGGMPSFVKPGQSVCIKVNASWNAPPERGATTSPSLVERIVRRCREAGASRVYVLDHTIENAKLAFSSTGIEEAARTGGAQIVPANSRGYYQELSVPGAQRLRSVMVHELLLETDVFINVPILKHHGSTTITSAMKNLMGVIWDRGYYHANDLHRCIAEFPLLVKPDLNVVDAYTVMNSGGPRGFYSGSDLSVRKMQIISPDIVAVDAAAARTWGTEPEKVRYIGLAHGFGLGESNLEALRINRIRV; this comes from the coding sequence ATGGACAGACGGGAATTCCTTAAGATGCTGGGACGCTTCAGCGTCGCCGCCGGCATGGCGGCCCTGGCGGGCGGAAGGAGGCCTCTCTTCGCTCAAGCAAACGGAACTTCAGCCTGGGATCTGGCTGCCGTCATGGGGGGAGAACCGGGGGATATGTTCGACGCCGGAATCGCCTCCTTCGGCGGTATGCCGTCCTTTGTAAAACCCGGGCAGTCGGTCTGCATAAAGGTCAACGCCAGCTGGAACGCTCCGCCCGAGCGGGGAGCCACCACATCCCCGTCCCTGGTTGAGCGGATCGTCCGGCGCTGCCGGGAAGCAGGAGCCTCCCGGGTCTACGTGCTGGACCATACCATCGAGAACGCGAAGCTTGCCTTCTCTTCCACGGGCATCGAAGAAGCGGCCAGAACCGGCGGTGCACAGATCGTCCCGGCCAACTCCAGGGGCTACTACCAGGAACTCTCCGTTCCCGGAGCACAGCGGCTCAGGTCGGTTATGGTTCACGAGCTTCTTCTTGAAACGGATGTATTTATCAACGTTCCCATCCTGAAGCACCACGGCAGCACCACCATTACCAGCGCCATGAAAAACCTCATGGGGGTAATCTGGGATCGGGGCTACTACCACGCCAACGACCTTCACCGCTGCATCGCCGAGTTTCCCCTGCTTGTCAAACCCGACCTGAACGTCGTTGATGCCTATACGGTCATGAACTCCGGCGGTCCCCGGGGCTTCTACTCCGGCTCGGACCTATCCGTTCGAAAGATGCAGATAATCTCCCCGGATATCGTCGCCGTCGACGCCGCGGCCGCCCGAACATGGGGCACCGAGCCCGAAAAAGTCCGCTACATCGGGCTGGCTCACGGTTTCGGTCTGGGAGAATCCAATCTGGAGGCCCTGAGAATCAACAGGATACGGGTGTGA
- a CDS encoding 4Fe-4S dicluster domain-containing protein produces MKRTKSAGMYPALRILRILTAALVLAGFVAGMSLSSIFFDRILSLLVSVQFLPALLRLLLSGTALAISALVPLLVIGVLTFLVGRVYCSVLCPLGILQDLLLFLSRKLGRRNMRHEPSRMGIHAAVWSASVILAAAGLPVLLSLLEPYAFFGRIHRDVFVPLTTLSSTAIVEILKNYEIYLAPVPFRGELRAVLSSLALLATLIFLTLRWGRWYCNRLCPAGFMLRLLSIHPVFGLRLKREDCITCGLCTRVCRAACIDLENHSLATDRCVLCFDCAAACPTGAIAFQPARNHSPDVRDISRRRALLSAAGTLLAAGSAWALSPLKNLEGPPALPETDTGNPEQPVLPPGAISRSHYSARCISCHTCVSSCPTHVLQPSFFALGLRGFLQPVMDYRSGYCEWECNTCSTVCPTGAIAPIQLKEKKMLQMGTVDFIQDRCVVFTEGTACGACAEVCPTGAVWMAPYQGELTQPLTDTAFCSGCGSCQHACPVEGEKAILVQGLEEHGRRKEKPVDQQEEEEPGSPGEEFEEFPF; encoded by the coding sequence GTGAAGCGGACAAAGTCCGCCGGGATGTATCCCGCCCTCAGGATTCTACGTATTCTGACAGCCGCTCTTGTTCTCGCCGGTTTTGTCGCGGGGATGAGCTTAAGCAGCATCTTCTTTGACAGGATACTTTCTCTGCTTGTATCCGTCCAGTTCCTTCCGGCTCTCCTGCGGCTGCTGCTTTCCGGCACAGCTCTGGCCATTTCCGCACTGGTTCCGCTTCTTGTAATCGGAGTCCTGACCTTCCTTGTCGGCAGGGTCTACTGTTCGGTGCTTTGCCCCCTGGGAATTCTGCAGGATCTGCTGCTCTTTCTCAGCAGAAAACTCGGGCGGCGAAACATGCGCCATGAGCCATCCCGCATGGGTATTCATGCAGCCGTCTGGTCAGCCTCCGTTATTCTTGCCGCCGCCGGTCTGCCCGTCCTGCTCAGTCTGCTGGAACCCTACGCCTTTTTCGGCAGAATCCATCGGGACGTCTTTGTCCCCCTGACGACCCTTTCCAGCACAGCAATCGTTGAGATATTGAAGAACTACGAGATATACCTGGCGCCCGTCCCCTTCCGGGGGGAGCTGCGGGCGGTACTCTCCAGCCTTGCCCTTCTTGCAACCCTGATATTTCTGACCCTGCGATGGGGCCGCTGGTACTGCAACCGGCTCTGCCCCGCGGGCTTCATGCTGAGACTTTTAAGCATTCATCCTGTTTTCGGCCTGCGGCTCAAACGGGAGGATTGTATAACCTGCGGACTCTGCACCAGGGTCTGCCGGGCCGCCTGCATTGACCTTGAGAACCATTCCCTAGCGACTGACCGCTGCGTCCTCTGCTTCGACTGCGCTGCAGCCTGCCCCACCGGAGCCATAGCCTTCCAGCCTGCACGGAATCATTCCCCTGATGTCAGGGATATCTCCCGGCGAAGGGCCCTTCTCAGCGCCGCAGGTACCCTGCTCGCCGCCGGATCAGCCTGGGCCCTGAGCCCCTTAAAGAATCTGGAGGGACCGCCAGCCCTTCCGGAGACGGATACCGGCAATCCCGAACAGCCCGTCCTGCCGCCGGGAGCGATATCCCGTTCCCATTACAGCGCCCGCTGCATCTCCTGCCATACCTGCGTATCCTCCTGCCCTACCCACGTACTGCAGCCCTCCTTTTTTGCCCTGGGCCTGCGGGGATTTCTGCAGCCTGTAATGGACTACCGCAGCGGCTACTGCGAGTGGGAGTGCAACACCTGTTCCACCGTCTGTCCCACCGGGGCCATCGCCCCGATTCAGCTCAAAGAGAAGAAGATGCTGCAGATGGGAACGGTAGACTTCATCCAGGACCGCTGCGTGGTATTCACCGAAGGGACAGCCTGCGGGGCCTGCGCGGAAGTCTGCCCCACCGGAGCCGTGTGGATGGCCCCCTACCAGGGTGAGCTGACCCAGCCCCTGACGGACACGGCTTTCTGTTCCGGCTGCGGCAGCTGCCAGCACGCCTGTCCGGTGGAAGGAGAAAAGGCAATACTTGTCCAGGGACTTGAAGAGCATGGAAGACGGAAGGAAAAACCTGTCGACCAGCAGGAGGAAGAAGAACCGGGTTCCCCCGGCGAGGAATTCGAGGAGTTTCCCTTTTAG
- a CDS encoding ATP-binding cassette domain-containing protein, whose amino-acid sequence MSENPVFRAENIEFGYDSEPALIVEELDFQENRIHVLLGPNGSGKTTLMKLLNMLLPLEKGRILFEGRDVSRSRALREQTVYLHQNPLLLSGTVYDNIAYGLKIRKQSGCEIREKVMEALEVVGLQGFEKRRSNALSGGEIQRVAIARALVLRPKVILFDEPTSSIDRENVRRFEKLLPSIRDLYGTTIIVSTHNLPFAYRICDRLVHLDEGRVVPAGENILPGRMVPGQKDERLFVSDGVSIHCPDLEGDFTKAVVDYDRIILSREALHSSARNNFPGTVESVTPVKNREQAHPLIDVAVRVENLVLTSRVTGESSAELGLSPGSRVFVSFKASTVRLY is encoded by the coding sequence ATGTCTGAGAATCCCGTTTTTCGTGCTGAGAATATAGAATTCGGTTATGACTCGGAGCCGGCCCTGATTGTGGAAGAGCTCGACTTCCAGGAGAACAGGATACACGTGCTCCTGGGGCCCAACGGTTCGGGTAAAACGACCCTTATGAAGCTTCTGAACATGTTGCTGCCCCTGGAAAAGGGGCGGATTCTCTTTGAGGGCAGGGATGTGAGCAGGAGCAGGGCGCTGCGGGAACAGACCGTCTATCTGCACCAGAACCCCCTGCTTTTGAGCGGTACGGTATATGACAACATTGCCTACGGCCTGAAGATCAGAAAGCAATCCGGCTGTGAGATCAGGGAAAAGGTTATGGAAGCTCTGGAGGTGGTAGGACTCCAGGGTTTTGAAAAGCGGCGGTCCAACGCTCTTTCCGGAGGGGAGATCCAGCGGGTTGCCATTGCCAGGGCCCTGGTATTGAGACCCAAGGTGATCCTTTTCGATGAACCCACATCCAGTATCGACCGGGAGAACGTCCGGCGTTTTGAAAAGCTTCTGCCCTCCATACGTGATCTTTATGGGACAACAATAATCGTGAGCACCCATAACCTCCCCTTCGCCTACCGCATCTGCGACCGGCTGGTCCACCTGGATGAGGGCAGGGTTGTTCCCGCAGGGGAGAATATCCTTCCCGGAAGAATGGTTCCCGGACAGAAGGACGAGCGGCTCTTTGTGTCCGACGGGGTATCGATACACTGTCCGGACCTGGAGGGGGATTTTACCAAGGCCGTTGTGGACTACGACAGGATAATCCTCTCCCGGGAGGCTCTTCATTCATCGGCCCGGAACAACTTTCCCGGGACGGTGGAGTCCGTTACGCCGGTGAAAAACAGGGAGCAGGCTCATCCCCTTATCGATGTTGCGGTAAGGGTGGAGAATCTTGTCCTTACCTCTCGTGTTACCGGGGAATCCAGCGCGGAACTTGGTTTGAGTCCCGGTTCCAGGGTGTTTGTCTCCTTCAAAGCCTCCACTGTACGTTTGTACTGA
- a CDS encoding ABC transporter permease, whose protein sequence is MGSIFTEALRLIVSGDREVFFIAFTSLRLALASTFFASLLSIPLGIALHFGRIPFKRPIISVLSALMAVPTVVIGLLVFSVISRSGPLGELNLLFTPGAIIIGQVFLVLPVLTSLVYSGLSRMDPRFHETLITLGARRGDVLKASIIEARFIIISAVLAGFGRVVGEVGVSMMLGGNIRWYTRTMTTSIALETSKGQFELGISLGLILLAIALGINIITHSLVKNDV, encoded by the coding sequence ATGGGTTCCATTTTTACGGAAGCTCTGCGTCTGATAGTGTCAGGCGACCGGGAGGTCTTTTTCATCGCCTTTACCTCCCTGCGTCTGGCCCTGGCTTCCACATTCTTCGCTTCCCTTTTGAGTATTCCCCTGGGGATAGCTCTGCATTTCGGCAGGATCCCCTTCAAACGGCCGATAATCTCCGTGTTGAGCGCCCTTATGGCGGTTCCCACCGTGGTTATCGGTCTTCTTGTTTTTTCCGTTATCTCCCGCTCCGGTCCCCTGGGGGAGCTGAACCTGCTCTTCACCCCCGGGGCTATCATTATCGGCCAGGTTTTCCTGGTGCTGCCGGTCCTGACATCCCTTGTCTACTCAGGGCTCTCCAGAATGGATCCCCGTTTTCATGAGACCCTGATAACCCTGGGCGCCCGCCGCGGAGACGTGCTCAAGGCGTCGATAATAGAGGCCCGCTTTATCATAATCTCCGCGGTTCTGGCGGGATTCGGCAGGGTCGTAGGCGAGGTGGGGGTGTCCATGATGCTGGGAGGCAATATCCGCTGGTATACCCGTACCATGACCACCAGCATTGCCCTGGAGACCAGCAAGGGGCAGTTCGAGCTGGGGATCTCCCTGGGGCTGATTCTGCTGGCCATCGCCCTGGGTATCAATATCATAACCCACAGCCTGGTAAAGAATGATGTCTGA
- a CDS encoding substrate-binding domain-containing protein, whose product MKKAITLAVVLFAVFSMSLFAGGAAESPQSPKVEEQAPAPENPRVKLATTTSTDNSGLLGFLLPEFTKDTGYTVDVIAVGTGAALGLGEKGDVDVVFVHARAQEDKFVDAGYGVNRKDVMYNDFVVLGPEDDPAGIGEAGTAAEALKLVAEAEADFVSRGDNSGTHFKELSLWEGAGITPEGSWYKEAGQGMGAVITMTNDLQGYTLADRGTFIAMKDSIDLVVCFDGEASLFNPYGIIAVNPELHPHVNFDGAMALIDWIVSGKGQQLIGDFKKGGEQLFYPDAR is encoded by the coding sequence ATGAAAAAGGCAATAACTCTTGCCGTCGTGCTGTTTGCAGTGTTTTCCATGTCCCTTTTTGCAGGCGGCGCCGCTGAAAGCCCCCAGTCACCAAAAGTTGAAGAACAGGCCCCCGCCCCGGAGAATCCCAGGGTAAAACTTGCCACCACCACCAGTACGGACAACAGCGGCCTTCTGGGCTTCCTGCTGCCGGAGTTCACCAAAGACACGGGATACACCGTTGATGTTATCGCCGTCGGAACCGGCGCTGCCCTTGGTCTTGGCGAAAAGGGCGATGTGGATGTTGTATTTGTCCATGCCCGGGCCCAGGAAGACAAGTTTGTCGACGCCGGTTACGGGGTAAACCGGAAAGACGTAATGTATAACGATTTCGTTGTTCTCGGACCTGAGGATGATCCCGCTGGAATCGGAGAGGCCGGGACTGCTGCCGAGGCACTCAAGCTGGTAGCCGAGGCCGAGGCGGATTTCGTTTCCCGGGGAGACAATTCCGGGACCCATTTTAAGGAACTCAGTCTCTGGGAGGGTGCCGGGATTACCCCCGAAGGTTCCTGGTATAAAGAGGCCGGACAGGGAATGGGCGCGGTAATAACCATGACCAATGACCTTCAGGGCTATACCCTTGCCGATCGGGGAACCTTTATCGCCATGAAGGATTCCATCGACCTGGTGGTGTGTTTCGACGGCGAGGCCTCCCTCTTCAATCCCTACGGCATCATCGCGGTCAATCCTGAACTTCACCCCCATGTGAACTTTGACGGCGCCATGGCCCTGATTGACTGGATTGTCAGCGGGAAGGGTCAGCAGCTGATCGGAGATTTCAAGAAGGGCGGCGAACAGCTCTTCTATCCCGACGCCCGTTAA